The genomic window CAAACATCGTGGTGCAAATTGCAAAACTGCAATGTATTAAATGGAATATGTTTTTAGTTAGAGGTGGCAGTATATTCAAGATAAAATAATTACTGATGTTCGTGCTATCCATGTATAAAGCTTAAAGTAAGATGATTGAAAGCTACTTACCTAGTGAAGAGAACTGATGGATACTGGCTACGTTCCTTTAAAGAGGAGTATATGTTTGGGAAAACTGCATGGCCTGAGTAGCAAAACCCATATATCCCAATGGAAATTGGAATCCCTGAGAGATTTAGTGAAGTTCCCCCACTTTGAAAGCCAACTTCATCAACTAAACCAACCCAAAACAAACTAAAAACCACCAGTACAGAGGCAACAACTCCTCCAGCTGCAAAATATGTAAACGATCGTCATGAGATTAGATCAGATTGCATCTTTCATCTTGAATAAAAACCAATTTATATGGACCTGATGACAGATGCTAGTTGCTTAAACTGAAGTCTCAACGTGCCATCTCTATGCTTAATGAATATATAAAGGCAGCTGACATGGGAAAAGCTCTTGCATGATTCACTTAAAAAAATGTTCTAATAATTATCGTTGAAGTTTCCAAAGTTCATTTTCTCCTCTAAAGAAATAAAATGGCCTCTGATTTTTAAACTAAAAACTAACCCCATAAAATGCTCAATGCATATTATATAAATCAAATCAATCTTTAGATAATTTCTTAGTTTACAATACTAAAAGTCAGATTTACTGACTAATAGGTATTATATATGTAGATTGTTCTTGCACAAACTTAGCAAAACCACTCACAAGCTAGTCAACCACATCATGCCAAGTGCTACTTCAAAGCACCAAGGTCTACTTtctttaattgaaaaaaaaaaagagaaaagtcaAACTTACAAAAATAACGGACCATTAATTCAAGCAATCTACAGAAAGTTTATTACTTCTAAAATGTTGACATTTGTCCAGATTACACAATTGCTTTCCAatagtttattttttatatttcacaAATGAAGCAATCAATCAATAAATTTCCAAAATAAGCTTTGTCGTGTTTGATTCTGAGCAAGTGGCATGTATACCAtaacagaaaaatataaaaatttatgcagtttgaCCTGAGATGTAACTGAGAAGGCTTAGATCTCGAAGCCAAGTGGTAGGCAGGACTATAAGAGTTGCGACGATGGCAAAGAGTATGTGACAATTTAGATGCAGGCCACCAATATCTAAGTGTGCATTTGGAAACAAAGTAGATAGATTATCACTCTCCAGTATAATGTACTCAACACAGCCAGCCTGCAAAACCAAGGGTCAGAAGAAATTAAACTTCACCTCTGtataattcaaaatataattataaGCCTGCTGGATTAATTTGCAGTccttaatttatttcatttacagTAAGTAAATCCAATCAAATATATGATGGAGAGACAGGCTATGTGAACATAGAACAAGAAGAGAATGCAAAAAAAGAACCCAATTTCATTAGCTTAAGCATACTCTGATCCCACTTTGTGACCGCTTTTAGTGTTTCTTTTTTTGAAGGAAGCTTATAATATTTCTGAGGATGTGTTGGATATCTATTGGTGTATAAGATGAAGCCCTCAAGTCATGTAAGGTTTGGCTATTGTTGAGCTGATGTGTTCGGACCACACCGATTGGTATCTGAGAAATCAGCACAGAATAATGGTCACTGTCTGTTATGGGATTGCTTGCTGCTTAATGTCTAGATCCATCAGTGGTCTGTGAAAACTCAGTTCACCATGGAAAAATTTCACCACCTCAAGTACTGAAGGCCAACATTGCTCATAACAGTCTTTTCCTGTCTCATAACCATGCATAAGGAAATAAGACATTCTCttctgtacacacacacacacacacacacaaacattcGTGTGTGTAAAATTTAGCAAATGGCTGGAAGTTTGAACTTACATATAGTTCCAAGTAAAGGATTACCTGCAAAAAGTAACAATGCAGAAAAGACCAGGTGTTAGATCAATCAAAAAGTTTCAAtaatgtgagaaaagaaaagaagaatagaaATGTTATGAGGGAGGACTTTACAGAGATAGCAAACCGGCCTGTGGTGCCAAATGCGGCCTGGCCAATATCTGGGTACGTCTCCAGGCCTGGCTTACCATCAAGGCAGCAGCGCAGCAGGATACCGGTGTAAAATGCAAGCACTGAAAATATGAGCAGAATGGAAAGCCCTATCCAGCCTCCTTCCTTCACAGCATAAGGCGTCGAAAGGATCCCAACCCCACATAGAACATTCATGCCTAACCACACAGAGCAAAAACATCTCATACAGTAACAAGAACATCATATTCAGATCCTTTTTTCAGCAAGACttttgtaggatcaaatcttgaAAGTGATCATGCAACAACAATCCAAATGTGTTTGCTATTGAAATTAGATTATGATTAAATCAATAACTCAGTCACATATTTTACAGAAACTTTAAACTGAATATATACTGAATCAAATTATGAGCTTTATACAGAACAGTTGATAGTTCCTTGCACACAAAGGTGAATGGTCAGCAGTAACTTCATTCTAAGATACTCGGATTTTTCCAATATGGAGGTTATTGGGCTTAACCAGCAATTTAGCCAGCCTAGTCCAGGTGCGTATGTACTTAACCTTAAATGGGCTTGATCTTGACACAATGGTCACAACATGACAAGGTCGATGCAGGATTCGATGCAGGAAATGGACACAGAAACGTAAACCTAGTATATGACTCCTATGTCTGTCTTCTTACCAGCATTAATCCATATGGTGTCAATTTTAGATAGCACGCATTGATCATATGAAGTGCATATATTATCACTCAGTATATATGGAGGGAAAGATTTAGAAGCAACATAATATTCCAAATTTCAACAAATTGTAAAAGCGAGGTGCCGTCACGTATCTACATCTGAAAGTTTTATGTAGCAGCATGATGATGTCAGTCCAGTCATGTATAAATCATTACCATCATGATAACTTGGTCCAATGCCAACCAACCCTCACAAGATCTAGTTGAGATTAGCTTAGACACAAGCTGCTGCCAGCTAACAAGGCTGGCATGAGCTTGCCACTAAATACCACTCCAGCTAAAGCGCTGGAAACAATCAATGCCCATAGATTCTAGTATTCAATTCACACACACACGACAAGAACTCACACGAGACAAAAGATTGGCATCAGAAGAAGCGGAGGCTCGCCATCCCCATTTCTCTGCCAACCTACGAGACACATGCAGTGACACACAACCCATGTGCCACCTTGCCTTGCCAGCTTGTCCATGGCATATCCTTGGAATGGTCTTTTGGTTCCTTGCGCTGTCTTAGCAGAGAACTTGGACGTGTTATGATTATAGTTTATCATTATTGTTAGCGTTAGTAATTCTCTAATGTCTCAATTTGTACCCATTCTATCACCATCTCGTGAGTTTGGATTATTATTTTCATTTATGAGAAACCACCAGATCTACCAACTTTACCTCACGAGTTCAATGTTACTCACTTCTCCTGCCTTCCTGTCTAAAAGGGAGGGAAGGTTTTTCAAAGCTACGGCATGTACTACAGCTGCATAAAATATTCATAATTGTTAGAGATGCCCCCGACATAACACGGTCGAAGTAGTCCGTCTCTTTTGTCGACCATCCAAGGTCGTGATGTAATGTAAATTGCATTATACTTTGAAAGGTGCATctactttaattaatttttttattacattAAAAATGTATAATctttttaattgaaaaaaataatcgGGAAAGTTTCTGGCTCGACATCAAACTTCCAGGATGGCCTGGTAGATACCACTAATTGCTGTACAAGCAAGTAGCCAGGATTGGAATACGTTGGGACTTAGGATCATTGGTGGTGTGCGTTTTGCACCGTAGAGAGGGGTACAATTCTAGATGGTCGTTACGTCATCTGATCATGAAAACAGAAGACTATCAAATAGGGTACGATGTCCAGCACCCATAATGTATATGGATGGCTATCAAACAGGGTACGGTGTACAGCACTCATAATGTATATGGATGGCTATCAAATAGGGTACAGTGTACAGCACCGACAATGTATATGAAATGCATCAGCTGTCTTATATCATAGCTATCTGTCTCCATGGTTAGATCACGTGACAGACATTAAAAATTGTACTTCTCTGCAGTATAAAATGCTCATCGCAAAGGATTCATGCTCATCTGCTAGCTGCTGACCGAGGTTTTCGCCCCAAATCATTTATTAATCCCAGACTCCTGCTTAGGTTGAATGGGGTGGGTAAACGGATAAGATGGATTATGGCCTCCTCTagctcaaaaattaaaaaaaaaaaagaaaagaaaaaaagaaaagaaaaggaaaataagGATGCTTATTATGTCTGTATGATGGTTTAAGGTCTTTTATGGACCATCCATCTAGTAGATCATTAAATCATATGACAAATGTTGATTGTTAAAGCTAAAGGTATGAAGGATTATCGTTGCAATGGAGCTAATGATGAGAACGGCGATTAGAGCTACATACCATTGAGCACTGCTTGACCATAAGAGCACTGTTGCGAGACCGCCAACTCATGGGAGACCCTGTGAGGCTTATGATCATCCTGGATCCTTTTCGCAGGTGGCCTCCTTGTTGGGATTGGTGGAGGGAGTAGTGTATGAGAACTCTTCCTTCCTTCTTGTACGAGGGGTTTAGTTAGCGAGGTTGTAATTTCTGGGGTGCGTTTCGAAAGGAAGGAGGAAGTAATGAAAGAATTTGAAAATCCGTTAAGCGTAGGTGTGCCCAGGAAACTATACATATCAATGGATTGCCtgcgaagaaagaaaaaattccaGCATTAAATGATAATGTAGGATGGAAATGAGTAATTCGAATCCATTATATATATTTTGTCGATGTCGGGTAAATAAAATACGGATGTAAATAAGACCACACATGCTTTATATGTGATGACAACCAATTTCCACCAAACATTTTTGTTGATAAAAAGAAATCAACCAACATATTGTGGAGTTAAAAGCCCTCCCAGTGCCTTCATACAAGAGCTTCGCTTGATCATGGCCGGATGCTCCTTTATTAAGATCATTGCCTTCTCAATAACTTGCCTTCATCACTGCTCTGTCAAAACTTATTCCAAGCTCACATCTTTTCACGTTTTCCTGCTTATTTTCGTTCATTAGTTATACCATTCCATCATGCATCCTACTGATTTAGTATCAGATCTGACATTCTTTATAGATGCATCAATTATGTACTGAATCATATAATTTGTGGGGCTTATCTCACAGCCTCTTATGCATCTACGGAAGAAAAGATAGAGAAGATGTAAGTTTCAAGTTTCATAATTTTGTTGTCTCGAACTAATTTTACAAATAAATGAGGCCAACATGCCAATATAAATTGTGTATGGCATGGATAAAGTTCGTTGTGATTAAAACTGAATACAATTatttaatcatcaaataattgcaataaaaaaattaatcatagatTTAAAAGTAAATTGTCAGTAGACATTATATGTGTGCTAGTTTACCAATTAGATTTTTTATGGCATCTTCAACTAAAAGTGTAGGAGATGCCTGCAAGTTTATTTTTGTGAACTATAGAATCTACATTTTAGAACCTCCTAAATTTCTAGAGAAATTGAACAACCATAGATATAAAGCATGGAGTATATTCTTTTTCACTTGAATTTGATGAATGTCGCTTGTACATGGAGTGTGTTATACTCTCTCTTTTTCCTAATTTTAGAAGAAATACAGAGCTTTTCAGTTATGTTGCTGAtacatccttttaaatctaaaataattatatattaaaatcacCAGTCAAAACCATAAAAAAATCTAACAGAAGGAGAAATATGCAATAACCCATAGTTCCAGGTGTATGTATGTAGAAAGCTGAAGAAAAAAGAATGCGACgaatttttattattgagtagATTATTATGTGCTCAACGTGCTAGTGACATAGAAATACATTATGCCTGTATGTTTTCGTCTTCTTGAATATCAaacttttatatattaaaatgaaaaaaaaaaaaaaaaaaaaaagacaaaactaCCTTTGACCACAAAACTTCACAGAAACCTTAAGCTCCGGTATGAGTCAAATTCGTAGaatcttttgaaaaagatttggatttgattttgcCTTCACTCTAATATTTATCTGATCGCCGAATTATCTTtatgttttataaaaataaaaaaattaaacctAAGAGCTCGATATTGTATGAGATGACGTACTCAGTATGGTACAAAATGATGTACCAAATGTTGATACGGTACGATATACTCCTATCAGATCGTAAGGGGCATGCAGAATGATTGAGATAGACTTCTATAAAATGCCTACCAAACATCACCTATCCAACACGGCATCGAGGCCCGCGTTTGGAGCTACTCCCAGGACCAGGACCGGATCAAGATCCGACGACACAAATCGAAAACTCGTTCTCATCCTTTGGATCACAATCAGAGGGTGGACGTGGGTTATTCTAGGCTTGGGGAATTGGGATTCACTACCTGTAGCTCTGGGGCCATGTGGTGTTGTAGGAGCTGGGCCTACTGCTGTGCCGCGGGCTTGACAATTCTGAGTCATCGGATTCATCGTCATCCTCATCCCGCCGCTCcatccttcctccctccctccaaGTTGAAGGCCTCATCGTCTTCCTCCTCGCTGTGGATGAAGAAGTCCGGATCCGACACCGAGTTCTTCATTCCTCTCTTTCTACAACGGTAAAAATAGATTAATTTTTTCTGTGAAGAACCACCAAAAAAAGACGACAGAACAAGGAGAGACAAAAACGCACAAAA from Elaeis guineensis isolate ETL-2024a chromosome 4, EG11, whole genome shotgun sequence includes these protein-coding regions:
- the LOC105036750 gene encoding LOW QUALITY PROTEIN: amino acid transporter AVT1C (The sequence of the model RefSeq protein was modified relative to this genomic sequence to represent the inferred CDS: inserted 2 bases in 1 codon), which codes for MKNSVSDPDFFIHSEEEDDEAFNLEXEGGRMERRDEDDDESDDSELSSPRHSSRPSSYNTTWPQSYRQSIDMYSFLGTPTLNGFSNSFITSSFLSKRTPEITTSLTKPLVQEGRKSSHTLLPPPIPTRRPPAKRIQDDHKPHRVSHELAVSQQCSYGQAVLNGMNVLCGVGILSTPYAVKEGGWIGLSILLIFSVLAFYTGILLRCCLDGKPGLETYPDIGQAAFGTTGRFAISVILYLELYAGCVEYIILESDNLSTLFPNAHLDIGGLHLNCHILFAIVATLIVLPTTWLRDLSLLSYISAGGVVASVLVVFSLFWVGLVDEVGFQSGGTSLNLSGIPISIGIYGFCYSGHAVFPNIYSSLKERSQYPSVLFTSFAICTTMFAGVAVMGYLMFGESTLSQFTLNMPHNLAASKLAVWATVVNPVSKYALTLTPLALSLEELIPANHLKSHTYAIIIRTALVLSTLFVALSVPFFGLMMSLIGSLLTMLVTLVLPCACFLSILRGQVTWTQVSLCILIIIVGVVCSTFGTYSALSKIIQNLS